The following is a genomic window from Crossiella equi.
GACCTGCCCCCGGCCTCGCCGCAGGTCTTCGGCGACCAGACCGACGTGCCGGAGTCCGCGGACTGGTGGGACGCGGCCTACCTGATGCTGTGGGGCAGCAACGTCCCGGTCACCCGCACCCCGGACGCGCACTTCATGACCGAGGCGCGCTACCGGGGCCAGAAGGTCGTGGTGTGCTCCCCGGACTACTCCGACGCCACCAAGTTCGCCGACGAGTGGCTGGCCCCGCACCCGGGCACCGACGCCGCCGTCGCGCTGGCGATGAACCACGTGGTGCTGCGCGAGTTCTTCGTGGACAGGCGGGAACCGTTCTTCCACGACTACGTCCGCCAGTACACCGACCTGCCGTTCCTGGTCACGCTGACCGAGCGCGAGGCGGGCCTGGTGCCCGGCAAGTTCCTCACCGCGGCCGACCTGGGCCACGAGGGCGGCGGCGCCGAGTGGAAGACCGTGCTCCTCGACGGCGCGAGCGGGGAACCGGTGGTGCCCAACGGTTCCCTCGGCTTCCGCTGGCTGGACGAGCCCGGTCGCTGGAACCTGGACCTGGCGGGCGTCGAACCGGAGCTGAGCATGTTCGGCACCGGCGAGTCCGCCGAGGTCACCCTGCCGCGCTTCGACGACCCGAGCGGCACCGGCGCCACCATGCGCCGGGGGGTGCCGGTGCGGCGGGTGCGCGGCCAGCTGGTCACCACGGTCTACGACCTGCTGCTGGCCCAGTACGGCGTGGCCCGCCCGGACCTGCCGGGGGAGTGGCCAACCGGCTACGACGACCCGGACCAGCCCGGCACGCCCGCCTGGCAGGAGACCCTCACCGGTGTCCCGGCCGCCCGCGCCACCCGCATCGCCCGCGAGTTCGCCGACACCGCGATCCGCTCACGCGGCCGGTGCATGATCGTGATGGGCGCGGGCACCAACCACTGGTTCCACTCCGACCTGGTCTACCGCTCGTTCCTGTCCCTGCTGGTGCTCACCGGCTGCCAGGGCCGCAACGGCGGCGGCTGGGCGCACTACGTCGGCCAGGAGAAGGTCCGCCCGCTCACCGGCTGGGCCACCCTGGCGGGCGCGCTGGACTGGGTGCGGCCGCCGAGGCAGATGATCGGCACCGGCTACTGGTACACCCACACCGACCAGTGGCGCTACGACCGGGTCAGCACCGACGCGCTGACCTGGCCGGGCGCGGCCGGTGACCTGGTGGGCACCACGGCCGCCGACCTGCTCGCCACCTCGGCGCGGATGGGCTGGATGCCCTCCTACCCGACCTTCGACCGCAACCCGCTCGACCTCACCGCCGAGGCCGAACAGGCGGGCGAGGACCCGGTCGCGCACGTGCTGGCCAAGCTCCAGGCGGGCGAGCTCGGCTTCGCCGCCGAGGACCCGGACGACCCGGCGAACTGGCCGCGCGTGCTCACCGTGTGGCGGGCCAACCTGCTGGGCTCCTCGGCCAAGGGCAACGAGTACTTCCTGCGCCACCTGCTGGGCACGGACGCGAACCTGCGCGCCACCGAGACGCCCGAGGGCGAGCGGCCGAAGTCGGTGCGCTGGCGGGAGAAGGCCCCCGAGGGCAAGCTGGACCTGTTGCTGGCGCTGGACTTCCGCATGACCAGCACCACGCTGTTCGCCGATGTCACGCTCCCGGCGGCCACCTGGTACGAGAAGCACGACCTGTCCAGCACGGACATGCACCCGTTCGTGCACTCGTTTAACGCGGCCGTCGACCCGCCCTGGCAGGCGCGCACGGACTTCGACGCCTTCCACGCCATCGCGCGGCGGCTGAGCGAGCTGGCCGTGGACCACCTCGGTACGCGCAAGGACCTCGTGGTCACCGCGCTGCAACACGACTCGCCCGGCGAGGTGGCCCAGCCTGGCGGCAGGCTGCGGGACTGGCGCGAGGGCCACGGCCAGCCGCTGCCCGGTGTCAACTTCCCGAACCTGACCGTGGTGGAACGCGACTACACCGCCGTGGCCGCCAAACTCGCCGCACTGGGCCCGCTGCTGGACAAGCTGGGCACCACCACCAAGGGCTACACGGTGGAGGTGGAACCGGAGCTGCGCTGGCTCGGCGAGTCCAACGGCCTGGTCTCCGGCGGTCCCGCCGCCGGACGGCCACGCCTGGACACCGACCGGCGCGCGGCGGACGCGGTGCTCGCGCTCTCCGGCACGACCAACGGCCGCATCGCCGACGAGGGCTTCCGGGCCCTGGCCGAACGCACCGGGCGGCCGCTGCGCACCCTGTCCGAGCACAACACCCACCACCGGGTCACCTTCGCCGACACCCGGTCCCGGCCCGCGCCGGTCACCACCAGCCCGGAGTGGTCGGGCGACGAGGGCGGCGGCAGGCGGTACTCGCCGTTCACCATCAACGTCGAGCAGCTCAAGCCCTGGCACACCCTCACCGGGCGCCAGCACTTCTTCCTCGACCACGACTGGGTGGCCGAGCTGGGCGAGCAGCTGCCGGTCTACCGGCCGCCGCTGGACATGCACCGGCTCTACCAGGAACCGCGCCTGGGCCCCCACGGCGCCGAGGTCACCGTCCGGTACCTGACGCCGCACTCGAAGTGGTCCATCCACTCCGAGTACCAGGACAACCCGATCATGCAGACGCTCTCCCGCGGCGGCCCGGCCTTCTGGATCAGCAAGGCCGACGCGGACGCGATCGGGGTGGCCGACAACGACTGGGTCGAGGCGGTCAACCGCAACGGCGTGGTGGTGGCGCGCGCGATCGTCTCGCACCGCATGCCCACCGGCACCGTGTTCATGTACCACGCGCAGGAGCGCACGGTGAACGTGCCCAAGAGCGAGACCACCGGCAGGCGCGGCGGCATCCACAACTCGCTGACCCGCGTGCAGATCAAGCCGACCCACCTCATCGGCGGCTACGGGCAGCTCAGCTTCGCCATCAACTACTACGGCCCGACCGGGAACCAGCGCGATGAGGTCACCGTGCTGCGCCGACGGAGCCAGGAGGTGACCTACTGATGCGTGTCATGGCACAGCTGGCCATGGTGATGAACCTGGACAAGTGCATCGGCTGCCACACCTGCTCGGTCACCTGCAAGCAGACCTGGACCAACCGCGAGGGCGTGGAGTACGTCTGGTTCAACAACGTCGAGACCAAGCCAGGCCAGGGCTACCCGAGGCGGTACGAGGACCAGGAGAAGTGGCGCGGCGGCTGGAAGCTCGGCCGCAACGGGCGCCTGAAGCTCAACGCGGGCAGCAGGCTCTCCCGGCTGGGCAACATCTTCGCCAACCCGCGCCTGCCCCAGCTCGACGACTACTACGAGCCGTGGACCTACGACTACCGCAACCTGACCGAGGCCCCGCTCGGTGAGGACACGCCCACCGCGGCGCCGGTGTCCACGATCACCGGCAGGCCCACACAGCCGAAGTGGGGGCCGAACTGGGAGGACAGCCTCGCGGGCGCGCCCGAGCACGCCCAGTCCGACCCGCTGGTGGAGAAGCTCGGTCGCAAGATCAGTTTCGAGTTCGAGCAGTCGTTCATGTTCTACCTGCCGCGCATCTGCGAGCACTGCCTCAACCCCTCGTGCGTGGCCTCCTGCCCGTCCGGTGCCATGTACAAGCGGGCCGAGGACGGCATCGTGCTGGTGGACCAGGACGGCTGCCGCGGCTGGCGGATGTGCGTGACGGGCTGCCCGTACAAGAAGGTGTACTTCAACCACAAGACCGGCAAGGCCGAGAAGTGCACGTTCTGCTACCCGCGCCTGGAGGTCGGCCAGCCCACGATCTGCTCGGAGACCTGCGTCGGACGGCTGCGCTACATCGGCGTGCTGCTCTACGACGCGGACAAGGTCGGCGAGGCCGCGTCCGTGCGGGACGAGCACGAGCTGTACCCCGCGCAGCTGTCGGTGTTCCTGGACCCGAACGACCCCGAGGTGGCCGCGGCCGCCGGGGCGGCGGGCATCCCGCACGACTGGGTGCGGGCCGCGCGCAACTCCCCGGTGTACGAGCTGATCGTCAAGCACGAGGTCGCGCTGCCGCTGCACCCGGAGTACCGCACCATGCCGATGGTCTGGTACATCCCGCCGCTCTCACCGGTGGTCGACGCCTTGGCCGAGACCGGGTTCGACGGGGAGGACGCGGACAACCTGTTCGGCGCGATCGACGCGCTGCGCATCCCGCTGGACTACCTGGCCGAGCTGTTCACCGCCGGGGACGTGGCGCCGGTGCGGGCCTCGCTGCGCAAGCTCGCGGTGATGCGGGCGTACATGCGCTCGGTCAACCTCGGCGAGGCCCCGGACCCGCGCGCGCTCCAGGAGGCCGGGTTCACCGCGGACTCGGTGGACTCGCTGTACCGGCTGCTCGCCATCGCCAAGTACGACGACCGGTACGTGGTGCCGACCGCGGGCATCGGGCGCGCGCACGAGCTGGAGGGCATCGCCACCGCGTGCAGCCTGGACACCGACGGCGGACCCGGCATGGGCGGCCCCGGCGGTGCGAACGGCACCGACCTGTTCGTGTGGCAGGACGGCGAGCGCCCGGCCGGGCTGTTCCCGACCCTGGGCAAGAAGGGCGGCCGATGAGGTCCCGGCAGGTCCGGCTGCTGCACCGGCTGGCCGGGGAGTGCTTCCAGTGGCCGGACGAGCCGCTGTTCGAGCGGCTGCCGCTGCTGGGCGAGGCGGCGGGGGAACTGCCCCCGGCCCCTCGGGCCGCGGTGCTGGACCTCCTGGCCGCGCTGGCGGACCGGGGCCCGGTGGCGGCGGGGCAGCACTACGTCGAGCTCTTCGACACCAAGCCCGGCCGCTGCCTGCACCTGACCTGGTACACCGACGGCGACACCCGGCGGCGCGGCGGCTCGCTGGCCGGGCTCAAGCAGACCTTCCGGCAGCACGGCTTCGCGCTGGCGGAGTCGGAGCTGCCGGACTTCCTGCCGGTGCTGCTGGAGTTCGCCGCGCTCGCCGAGAAGCCGGGTCAGGGCCTGCTCGGTGAGTTCCGGCCCGCGCTGGTGCGCCTGCACGAAGCTCTGTCCACTGAGGACGCCGCGTACGGCGGGCTGCTGAACGCGGTGCTGCTCACGATTCCCGTGCCCCGCAAGGGCGTGCGCGCCGCCCAGCCCACCCCGCTGGTGGAGCAGGTGGGCGTGGCACCGGTCCTGCTGGGCTATCCCACCACCCGTCCGGGGGTCCTGCGATGAACGCGATCGACCTGCTGCTGTGGGGAGTGCTGCCGTACCTGGCGATCCTCTCCCTCGTCGGCGGCACCATCTGGCGGTACCGGCACGACAGGTTCGGCTGGACCACCCGCAGCTCGCAGCTGCACGAGTCGAGGCTGTTGCGCGTCGGCAGCCCGATGTTCCACTTCGGCCTGCTGTTCGTGGCGGGCGGGCACGTCATGGGCCTGCTGGTGCCCAAGTCGGTCACCGAGTTCCTGGGCGTGGCCGAACAGGAGTACCACCTGGTCTCGCTGACCGCGGGCACGCTGACCGGCGCGCTGACCCTGGGCGGCCTGGCGATCCTGCTCTACCGCAGGCTGACCACGCCGGGCGTGCGCCGGGCCACCACCGGCAACGACGGCCTGGTGTACCTGCTGCTGGGCGGTGCGATCGTGCTGGGCATGTGCGCCACGGTGCTCACCAACGGCCTGGGCGGCGGCTACGACTACCGGGAGACGATCTCCCCGTGGCTGCGCGGGATCCTGACGCTGCGACCGGATCCGGCGCTGATGGTGGACGTGCCGATCAGCTTCCAGCTGCACGTGGTGACCGCGCTGCTGCTGTTCACGCTGTGGCCGTTCAGCCGCCTGGTGCACGCCTTCAGCGCCCCGGTGGCCTACCTGGCGCGCCCGTACGTGGTCTACCGCAGCCGCTCCGGCGAACGGGTTGGTGCCCGCGGCCCGCAGCGCGGCTGGGGCGGTCGCGGCGGCTGGGAGGAGCCCTGAACCGCGGCGCGGCGTTCACCGGGCTGACGGCCTTCGCGGTGACGGCCGTGATCGGCCTCGCCGCGATGGCCACCCAGGAACCGCTGCTGTTCCCCTCCCTGGGCCCGACGGCCTTCCTGCTCTTCGCCACCCCGCTGGCCCCGGCGGCCAGCCCCCGCAACACCCTGCTGGGCCACCTGGTCGGCGTCGTCTCCGGCGCCATCGGCCTGGCCGCCTTCGGCCTGCTCAGCGCCGACCCGGACCTGGTGCACGGCACCTGGCAGCGCGCGGGTGCCGCCGCCCTGGCCCTGGCGCTGACCTGCGGCGGCATGGTGCTCTTCGACCTGCCGCACCCACCGGCGGGCGCCACCACGCTGATCGTGGCGCTGGGCCTGCTGCACACCCCCCTGCAACTGCTGCTCATCATGCTGAGCGTGCTGGCCCTGACCGCGCTGGGCTGGGCGATCAACCGCCTGGCCGGGCGGCCCTGCCCGCTGTGGCGGGCGGTACCGGCTCAGCCCGCCAGCAGTGCCAGGAAGGTCCGGCTGAACAGGTAGGCGTCCCCGGGCCAGCGGGCGGAGACGTAGTTGCCGTCCCGGACCACGAACGCGGGGCCGTCGTCGGTCGCCGTGCCCCGGCGGCTCAGCTCGACCGGCCCGCGTTCGAACCGGGCGCCCGCGGCCACCACCTCGTCCTGCACGTACGCCGGGTAGGTCCGGTAGTAGCGGCCGCGCCGCCACGCGGTCAGCAGGTACGCGCCGCGCTCCATGTACTTCGGCAGGCAGGTGGTGCGCCGTCCGGCCAGCACCCCGGCGCGGGCCAGCACCAGCACGCCGTGGCAGATCGCCCCGACCGGCCGCTCCAGCGCCCAGAACGCGGCCACCACGCGTCGCAGCTCCGCCGAACCGAGGTACTGGCGCATGCCCGGGGCGTGGCCGCCGGGCAGCAGCAGCGCGTCGTAGTCCTCGGGCACCAGCGCGGCCCAGCCCACCGGCGCCCGGTAGGCCGGGTCGGCGGTGAGCTGCCGGTAGAACTCCTTCGGCTCCGGCTCGGCGCCCAACTGTCCGAAGAGGACACCGGTCAGCAGCAGCGGGTCCGCCTCCGGGGCCTGACCGCCGTGTTCGGTGGCGAAGACGACCTCGTGCCCGGCGTCGGTGAGCAGGCGCCAGGGCACCGCGACCTCGGTGACGTCGAAGTCGTGGTCAGGCAGGGGGACCAGTACGCGCATGGGCGGGAGTTTCCCACGCCTGGGGGCTCGTCCCGGCCACCGGCCGCTCCGCCGGTTCGGCGCGCACGGCCGCGATCCCGCCCAGGATGAGCAGGCCGCCGAGCAGCTGCAGCGGGCTCAGCGCCTCGCCGAGCAGCAGCCAGGCGATCACCGAGGCCGAGACGACCTCCAGCAGCCCGAGGAAGGAGGCCAGCCGCGCGCCGAGCAGGTTGGACGCGGCGACCCCGGTGGAGTAGGCCACCGCGGTGCCCACGACCGCCACCACGAGCAGCGGCACCCACCACGGGGTGGCCGTGCCGAGCAGCTCGACCTCGCCCAGGTGGGCGGTGAACGGCATCAGCCCGAGCAGGCCCAGCACGAACAGCAGCACCCCGGCCAGCAGCAGCCCGGACCCGGCCAGCGCCACGGGGGACAGGCCCTGCGCGGGGCGGGCGGCGACCACGAAGTACACCGCGCAGCCGACCGCCGCGGCGAAGGCGTAGGCCAGGCCGAGCGGGTCCACCGCCTGCACCGCCCCGGGCCCGACGACCAGCACCAGCCCGCCGACCGCGAGCGCGGAGCCGAGCAGCACGGTGACCCCGGGCCGCCGCCGGGTGAGCGCCCAGGTGGCGCCGACCAGCAGCAGCGGCGCCAGGTACTCCACCAGCAGCGCGGTGGCCACCGGGATGCGGGTCAGCGCGGCGAAGTAGGTGAGCTGGGTGAAGGCCACCGCCACCACGCCCATGCCGAGCACCCGCCACCGCCCGCGCCACAGCACGTCCCACTGCCCGTGCAGCGACCACAGCGTGAACGGCAGCAGCACCAGCCCGGCCAGCAGCGCGCGGGCGGCGACCGCGGCGCCGGGGGACCAGCCCGCGTGCAGCAGGGGTTTCACGAACGCCCCGGAGGTGCCGAAGGAAACTACGGACACCAGGGCCGCGGTCAGTCCCGCGGACGTCGGCGTGGCTCGCACCGTGCCTCCAGCCTGTCATGGGCTAACGTGCCATCACCCCTGACGCTAGGGGCCGGTTTCGTGAGGAGTCAAATTGCATTTTGCCCCTGACACGAAGGACAGCCTGGAGTTCGTCGTCGCCCTGGGCAACACCCGGCCGGAGGCCTCCCGCTCGGGTGCCGACGAGCTGTCCACCCCGGAGGAGCTGGCCACCCTGCTGACCGTCCACGGCTACTCGGGCCGCATCGACGGCACGCCGACCGAGCTCACCGAGGTCCGCGAGACCCGGGACCTGCTCCGCGAGGTGTGGACCCTCTCCCGCGACGACGCGGTGCCCCCGGTGAACCGCATGCTGCGCGAGGCGAACGCCCTGCCGTACCTGGTCCGGCACGACGGCCTGGACTGGCACCTCCACGCCACCGACTCGAACGCCCCGCTGGCCGAACGCATCCGCGTGGAGGCGGCCCTGGCCCTCACCGACGTCATCCGCATGGACGCCATGTCCCGCCTCCGGGTGTGCGCGGCCCCGGACTGCACGGGCCTGCTGCTTGACCTGTCCCGCAACGGCCTCAAGCGCTTCTGCGGGGTGCGCTGCGGCAACCGGATGAACATGATCGCCTTCCGGGAGCGCAAGGCGGAGCAGGGGTAGCCTCGGCCCTGATCGTTGCCCGTGACGACTGGGGGGACCACGATGTCGCTCGAGGGTGAGTACGAGCCGAGCCCGGTGGGCTGGATCCGCGAGCAGGTCGAGCTGTACGAGAGCTCGGACGGCCGGCGCGGCGGCACGCTCTGGGACACGGGCCTGCCGGTGGTCATCCTCACCACCCGGGGCGCGCGGAGCGGCAAGATCCGCAAGGTCCCGCTGATGCGCGTGGAGCACGAGGGGCGGTACGCGGCCGTGGCCTCCAACGGCGGTTTCCCGCGCCACCCGGTCTGGTACGCCAACCTCACCGCCGACCCGCGCGTGGTGCTCCAGGACGGGGCCACCCGCCGGGACATGACGGCCCGGGAGATCACCGGCGAGGAGAAGGCCGAGTGGTGGGCGCGTGCGGTCGCCGCGTACCCGCCCTACGTCGAATACCAGGAGAAAACCGAGCGGGTGATCCCCGTCTTCGTCCTCGAGCCGGTGGAAGTGGGAGTCGCCGGTGCCCCGAGCTCGGGGTGACGGAGCACCGGCGACGGTCTGGGAACGGCCGCGGGGCCGTGTGAATTCATGATGCCCAGTCCGCCCGGCCCCGTGCGGACCTGATTTCGATTCCTCTACTTCACCGTTTTTGCGCTGCCCTCAAGTGCACATTTCACTCTGATTTTCATGGGATTTCCCCCTTTGGGTGAGCGAATCGGGCCCGAACTGGCGGGGAATGCGTCGAACCGCGCTTCCGGGTACTACCGTTCAGCCGAACGGCGGAAACGCCCCGGGCTGACGCCCACCACGCGCTTGAAATGCCGTCCCAGGTGCGCCTGGTCGTAGAAGCCCGACTCGGTGGCTGCCTCGGCCGGGCGCGCGCCGGAGAGCAGCAGGCGGCGGGCGGTGTCCACCCGGCGGCTGACCAGGTACTGGTGCGGCGGCAGGCCGAACTCGGCGGTGAAGGCGCGCACCAGGTGGGCCGGGTGGGCGCTGAGCAGTCCGGCCGCGTCGGTCAGGGACAGTCCGGAGTGGACTCTCGTGTCCAGCAGGTCGCGCAGGCGGGCGGCGAGCGTCGGGTCGCGGTGCGGTGGGACCACCGGGTCCCGGCGGCGGAGGTGGCGGGCCAGGCGGTCGGCGACCAGGGCCAGGCGGCTCTGCGCCTCCAGGTCCTCGGCCGGGTGAGCCAGGCTGGTGTGCAGCTGGTGGATGCGCTGGCGCAGCAGGGGATCGGTGAAGCCTGGCTGGTCCACCGCGTGCCCGATCAGCGTCGGCGGCAGCACCGTGTCGTCCAGGTAGAGCACGCGCTTGCGGAAGCCGTGCGGGGTGGCCGAGCGGCCGTCGTGCGGCACCTGCGGCGGCAGCAGCGTGACCAGGGAGGTCAGCGCGCCGTGCTCGTGGCGGTCCAGCGCGAACCGGACCGCGCCCTCGTCGATGATCAGCAGCGTCCAGGCCTCGTGCGTGTGCATCGGGTAGACGTGCTCGACGAAGTGCGCGTGGAAGACCTCGGCCAGGCCCGCCACGGGCGGCCGCCACGCGGTGACCTCCTGGCTGCGCACGCTAAGAACGTACAAGACCCGGCGCGGCCCGCACGGCGAGGCTGGGCGGGTGGAACCGATCCGCTTCGACACCAAGATCGCCGTGCTGCTGCGCGAGGACCTGCTGACCTGGCAGCGCCTCAACGTCTGCGCCTTCCTCACCAGCGCCCTGGCCGCGGCCAACCCCGAGCTGGTCGGCGAGCCCTACGAGGACGCCGACGGCACCCGCTACCTGCCCATGTTCGGCCAGCCCGTGCTCGTCTTCGAGGGCACCAAGGAGGTGCTCACCGCCGCCCACAGCCGTGCCCTGGGCCGGGGCATGGCGCTGCCGGTGTTCACCTCGGACCTGTTCGCCACCGGCAACGACCGGGACAACCGCGCCGCCGTGCGCGCCGTGCCCCGCGACCGGCTCGACCTGGTCGGCCTGGCCGTGCACGGGGCCCGCAACGCCGTGGACAAGGTCCTGAAGGGCGCCCGCATGCACCGCTGACCGGGCGGGCGCGCGGGGACTCCGCCACCGCGGGCCCGGTCCCGGCACCGCTGCCACCGCCGCGGGTTGCGACGTCCGGCCCAGCGCTTCAGGCCTGACCGAAACCTGCTGGCAAGGCTCCATTCCCGGGGTAGCGTCCGCGCGGCAGTCAACCGAACGAGCTCTGGGGGCTCCGCATGGACCGTCGCACCTTGCTCAGCACACTCGGCGCCACCGCCGCCCTGGCGATGACCGGAACTCCGGCCTCCGCCGCACCCGAGGCCACCAGTGGCGCCCGGGTCCCCTCGGATGCGGTGCTGGCCCGCTCGCTGGGCCTGCGCAGCGCGCACGCCGAGGTCAACGGCACCCGCCTGCACTACGTCACCGGCGGCACCGGCAGCCCGCTGGTGCTGCTGCCCGGCTGGCCGCAGACCTGGTGGGAGTTCAACAAGGTCCTGCCCGCACTGGCCAAGCGGCACACCGTGATCGCGGTGGACCTGCGCGGCATGGGCGGCTCGGCCAAGCCCGAGGGCGGCTACGACAAGAAGACCATGGCCCGTGACATCCACGAGCTCATCCGCAGGCTCGGCCACCGCCAGGCCGACGTGGCGGGCCACGACATCGGCGCGCACGTGGCCTACAGCCTGGCCGCCAACCACCCGGGCACCGTGCGCAGGCTGGCACTGCTGGACGGCGTGCACCCGGAGGAGAGCCTCTACCAGTTCACCCTCATCCCGCAGCCGGGCCAGCCGTTCTTCCCCTGGTGGTTCGCCTTCAACCAGGTGCGCGGCCTGCCGGAGCAGCTCATCGTGGGCCGCTTCCGCGTGCTGGTGGACTACTTCTGCCAGCTGCTGCTGGTCGACCAGGGCAACATCAACGAGCTCGCCCGCTCGGTCTACGCCCACGCCTACGACAACGCGGACGCCATCCGCGCGGGCAACTCCTGGTACCAGGGCTGGGTGCAGGACATCCAGGACGACAAGGCCTACGGGCCGCTGGAGATGCCGGTGCTGGGCCTGGGCGCCAGCTCCACCTACCACGCGCTGCTGGACTACCTGCCGCGCAAGGCCCGTGACCAGCGCGTGCGGGAGATCACCGGCTCCGGGCACTTCATCGCCGAGGAGCAGCCCGGACAGGTCGTCGCGGCGCTGACGGAGTTCCTGCGCTGAGCCAGGCGGGGCCGCCCGGTCGTGCCGGGCGGCCCCCGGTCTCAGCCCACGCGGTCCAGCAGCGCGTACAGGCTCTCCCAGTGCCGCCGCTCGCCCTCGGCGTGGTGCGCTGCGGTGTCGGTCATGGTGAACCCGTGCGGCGCGCCCTCGTACAGCTCGGAGGTGTACCGCACCCCGGCCTCGTCCAGGGCCGCCTCGAACACCTTGATCTGCTGGGCGCTCATCGCGTGGTCCTGGTCGGCGTGCGCGAAGTAGGCCTCGCCGGTGACCTTGCCGAGTGCCAGGTGCGGGCTGTCCGGCGCGTCGGTGACCAGGTTGCCCGCGTGGTAGGTCGCGACCCCGGCGATCCGGTCGGGGTGCGCCTGGATCGCGCGCAGCGCGTTGGTACCGCCCATGCAGTACCCGGTGACCACCACGGGACCGCCCACGCGGTCCAGCCCGGCCAGGAAATCCAAGTACCGCGCGGTGTCGGCGGCCAGCAGCTCCGGGGTGAGCCCGTGGATCATCGGCATGATCCGCCCGAACACCTCGCCGCGTTTGTCCGGATCGGCCAGCTCGGTCATGTCGACCAGCGGGCAGCGCCCGCCGCGGTACAGGATGTTCGGCGCCAGCACCGCCCAGCGCTTCTCCGCCGCGATCCGCTCGGCCATCTCGAAGAGCCGGGGCCGCAGGCCGAAAGCGTCCTCGAACAGCAGCACCGCGGGGAACGGCCCGTCACCGTCCGGGAGCACGAGGTAGGAGTCGGCGACCCCGTCGGCCAGGGGGATGTCGACCATCGACTTGTCCATGCCGGAAAACGTAGTCCTGCCGGGTACTCCGCGCCGGTCCGGCCTGCGACGCTGGGCCGCATGGCCATCGACCTGCGCACGCTCCGGGCCCACTTCCCGTCCCTTGACTCGGGACTGGCCTTCTTCGACGGTCCGGGCGGCACCCAGACCCTGCGGCCGGTGGCGGAGGCCATCGCGGCCACGCTGCTCGGCCCGCTGTCCAACCGGGGCGTGGTCAGCGCCTCCGAGCTGAACGCCGAACGCGCGGTCAGCGAGTTCCGCGCGGCCTACGCCGACCTGCTCCACGTGCCCGCGACCGGCGTCGTGCACGGCCGCAGCGCCACCCAGCTCACCTACGACTTCGCCCGCCACCTGGCCAGGGACTGGCGTCCCGGCGACGAGATCGTGCTCAGCCACCTGGAACACGACGCCAATGTCCGGCCCTGGTCGCAGGCCGCGGCGCGTGCGGGCGTGACCGTGCGGTGGATCGACG
Proteins encoded in this region:
- a CDS encoding EamA family transporter, translated to MRATPTSAGLTAALVSVVSFGTSGAFVKPLLHAGWSPGAAVAARALLAGLVLLPFTLWSLHGQWDVLWRGRWRVLGMGVVAVAFTQLTYFAALTRIPVATALLVEYLAPLLLVGATWALTRRRPGVTVLLGSALAVGGLVLVVGPGAVQAVDPLGLAYAFAAAVGCAVYFVVAARPAQGLSPVALAGSGLLLAGVLLFVLGLLGLMPFTAHLGEVELLGTATPWWVPLLVVAVVGTAVAYSTGVAASNLLGARLASFLGLLEVVSASVIAWLLLGEALSPLQLLGGLLILGGIAAVRAEPAERPVAGTSPQAWETPAHARTGPPA
- a CDS encoding alpha/beta fold hydrolase; the protein is MDRRTLLSTLGATAALAMTGTPASAAPEATSGARVPSDAVLARSLGLRSAHAEVNGTRLHYVTGGTGSPLVLLPGWPQTWWEFNKVLPALAKRHTVIAVDLRGMGGSAKPEGGYDKKTMARDIHELIRRLGHRQADVAGHDIGAHVAYSLAANHPGTVRRLALLDGVHPEESLYQFTLIPQPGQPFFPWWFAFNQVRGLPEQLIVGRFRVLVDYFCQLLLVDQGNINELARSVYAHAYDNADAIRAGNSWYQGWVQDIQDDKAYGPLEMPVLGLGASSTYHALLDYLPRKARDQRVREITGSGHFIAEEQPGQVVAALTEFLR
- a CDS encoding CGNR zinc finger domain-containing protein; amino-acid sequence: MHFAPDTKDSLEFVVALGNTRPEASRSGADELSTPEELATLLTVHGYSGRIDGTPTELTEVRETRDLLREVWTLSRDDAVPPVNRMLREANALPYLVRHDGLDWHLHATDSNAPLAERIRVEAALALTDVIRMDAMSRLRVCAAPDCTGLLLDLSRNGLKRFCGVRCGNRMNMIAFRERKAEQG
- a CDS encoding DUF2000 domain-containing protein, producing MEPIRFDTKIAVLLREDLLTWQRLNVCAFLTSALAAANPELVGEPYEDADGTRYLPMFGQPVLVFEGTKEVLTAAHSRALGRGMALPVFTSDLFATGNDRDNRAAVRAVPRDRLDLVGLAVHGARNAVDKVLKGARMHR
- a CDS encoding nitroreductase family deazaflavin-dependent oxidoreductase, producing the protein MSLEGEYEPSPVGWIREQVELYESSDGRRGGTLWDTGLPVVILTTRGARSGKIRKVPLMRVEHEGRYAAVASNGGFPRHPVWYANLTADPRVVLQDGATRRDMTAREITGEEKAEWWARAVAAYPPYVEYQEKTERVIPVFVLEPVEVGVAGAPSSG
- a CDS encoding dienelactone hydrolase family protein — its product is MDKSMVDIPLADGVADSYLVLPDGDGPFPAVLLFEDAFGLRPRLFEMAERIAAEKRWAVLAPNILYRGGRCPLVDMTELADPDKRGEVFGRIMPMIHGLTPELLAADTARYLDFLAGLDRVGGPVVVTGYCMGGTNALRAIQAHPDRIAGVATYHAGNLVTDAPDSPHLALGKVTGEAYFAHADQDHAMSAQQIKVFEAALDEAGVRYTSELYEGAPHGFTMTDTAAHHAEGERRHWESLYALLDRVG
- a CDS encoding helix-turn-helix transcriptional regulator, encoding MRSQEVTAWRPPVAGLAEVFHAHFVEHVYPMHTHEAWTLLIIDEGAVRFALDRHEHGALTSLVTLLPPQVPHDGRSATPHGFRKRVLYLDDTVLPPTLIGHAVDQPGFTDPLLRQRIHQLHTSLAHPAEDLEAQSRLALVADRLARHLRRRDPVVPPHRDPTLAARLRDLLDTRVHSGLSLTDAAGLLSAHPAHLVRAFTAEFGLPPHQYLVSRRVDTARRLLLSGARPAEAATESGFYDQAHLGRHFKRVVGVSPGRFRRSAER